The genomic interval AGCACCGGATGACCCCGGCCGAGGAAGTCACCGACCCTGAGGACGAGTTAGCCGGCACCACCCCGGCACTCGAGGCCGGCCCCAGCGCGGCCGAGGAACCCGACAGCGCCGCCGTCGAACTGGCGGACGAGCGGACCATCGAGGCCGAACTCGCCGACGAGGCCGAATTCGCCGCCCTGGACCCGGAATTCGACTCGACCGACACTGTAACCGCCGGAACCGCTGCGGACAGCGCGGATTCGGCCGATGATGACGACGTGGCCGAAGAGCACAGCGAACCGGAGTCGGTCGCCATGCCTGCCCACAGTGCCGCGCCCGCCCGGCTCGAGGACTTCGATCCCGAATACGACGACCACGAAACCGACGCCGCGGACCCCGATTTCGTCCCCTCCCGGCGCGGCCGCGGCGGCTTCGATCCGGAAGCCGACGCCATCGCCCGCGCCGCCCGCTACACCTTCCGCCAGCGCGCCGTGCTCGGCCTCCTGCTGGGCGCCATCGCCTGCGGCGGCCTCGGCATCGTCTTCACCGCGATCTTCTGGTGGGTCAGCGGCCTGTGCGCCGTCGTCCTCGCCACCTACCTCGGCTACCTACGCCGGCAGGTCCGCATCGAAGAGGACATCCGCCGCCGCCGCGCCGCCCGCCTCACCCGCGCCCAGCAGCGCGGCGAAGACCCCGCCGAAGACCCCCGCCAGGCCGAGGCTCGCGCCCGTCGCCGCACCATCGACCGCGAGACCGCCCGCGCCCTCCGTCGCCGCTCCACCCTGCTGGAAGCCGACGACGAGGACCCCATGTTCGTCCACCTGGAAACCTTCGACCCCGCCACCGCCCGCGCCCTGCGCGAACGCCACGGCGCCGGCGACTACCGCCACGCGGTCGGCGAATAGTTTCCCCAGCTCAAACCGCCGATTCGGTATCCCGGGTCCTGGCCTGATACAGTGTCTCAGCGCGGTTCCCCAGGGATCCGCACGGGGCTATAGCGCAGTTGGTAGCGCGTCTCGTTCGCATCGAGAAGGTCAGGGGTTCGATTCCCCTTAGCTCCACCAGATGTCCCTCACCCGAATCCGGTCTCGAAGAGATCCGGCGGGTGGGGGATTTTTTCGTTTCGGCCACCGCAGGACCACAAGTAGCCCGACTTCCGATCCTGCGCCTCCTGAATGTAAGGAACGGAAAGACCCCGCCGGATCGCCCGCGAAGTCCCGGGACGATCCTCTCGGCCACTCGGCGACTGCACCGGATGCGGCTCATCCAGGCTGCCTGCGGCCAGGTCCGTGCGACACCGAGTCGACGCCGCGAGCCCGTCGGCCTCGCCGATGTTATAGTCATGTATACTAAAACTAAGGCAGCGTATACGGAAGCAATATGTCTGAAGGCGGCGAGTGGTTGTTCGGCAAGGCGTCTGCGGGGTTGCGGGCCCTGCGGGCCCCTGTCGCGGCTCGCGCAAATGCCGACGGTGCGACTGCGACTGCGGTAGCGTACGAGCGCTGAGCTTCTCCGCCGGCGTTATTGCTGCCTCGGCGGCACCTCTGGATGGGGCTTCGGGGCGGTGGTGGCGAAATGGCGTGCCGCAACTGGTCGGCCGATGTTGCGACACCGACTCGACGAAAGCCGCACAGTTCTGGCCGCAGAGAGGCCCGGAAACTTCTCGCTCGGTGCGTGCGGGATGCCACTCGTCTCGGTCCGTCGATTACCAGATCCTGTTAAACTCGATATGTTCAGGTCCACCCGCCGTTCCTTACGCTAACGACCGACCAAACGGCCACTCGAGTCGAGGCAACTCGATGCGAGGACGTTGAGGATATTGCAAACCCGACTGGTCGTTCTGAATGCGAGAAGCGGTTTGAACTTGCAACAGGGGACTTATGTACGTACGTTGCCGGCCGAGTGACGTCGGCTCGCTGCTCATTGAACCCTTGAGATCGGTTGGTTCGCGCGAAACAGGTGCCCCTTATGCCGAATGCCGTTCATTTTATTGATGTTAATTGGTGAGGAACCATGACTGATGAGGAAATCAAGTCAACGAATAACTTGATATCGTTTACGCGTCAACCGGAATTAAAGCGACTTGTAGAAAAATTGCAAGACCCCTCCTGCCGTGTGACTATATTCTGCGGCGCCGGATTGACTACCGACGCAGGGCTTCCTACCTGGCATGGTCTCATAAGGCGCCTGGCTGAGCTTATCCAAATCAAAGAATCCGAGGGAATACGTGCTGCAATACTCGCAGACGAGGCTTCCCTCACACGCAAGGCTGACCTTATTTTGGCACTGCTGCCAGATTACAAGCAAAATAGTGACGCAATTGCAGATGCGCTTTATAGCGTGCGCGAAGAAAATGGAGATTTCGGTGGCCAACTGGCGATGGCTGTAGCCAAGCTATCCGCGCTGCTGGGTGAGCGGTGTCGAATCATCACCACGAACTATGACGATCAGATCGAGGAGTCTCTTCGTTTAGTTGGCGAAAAGCGTGCCGTCGCTGCCATGGGACTGCCAACTCAAATAACTGGAATCGACGCGTATGGCAATAGAACCGCTGATCGCCGTGGTGTTCAGCGTAGCGCGGCCGAATGGCTGGACCAGAAGTGTTCGGATTGGCTCGATCAACTGTTCAGTGATTCTAAAAATACGGTACTCCACCTGCATGGCTATATTTCATCGCGTCCTGACAAGAATCTCGGCGATAGAAGTCGAATTGAACCGATTATGCTGCGAGAGTCCGATTATCTCGCGTACGGACCGCAAGTTCAGGTGTTGATAGAACAGGCGATCGGCACCAAGAACTCCATCACGCTATTCGTCGGCACGGGCATGACCGACCCCAGCGTCGTGGGTCCTTTGGCGAGCCTGGCTGACACCGCCGGTTCGAACGATATATTCTGCCTCCTTTCCTCGGATGGCGTCGTCTCCCCTGAGCACGACATGGGGATACCAGGTCAGACGGCGTTTTCATACCGTTTGAGTCAGAAGACTTATCTGGCGGAACGATTGGGTGTATCGGCAATCCTGCTGAAGAGTTATTCACAGGTGGCACAGGTCGTGATGGAGTTGTGCGCCGCCATCGAAGATCCGCAAGCTTATCTCGAAAGCGATGCTGATAAATCGATAAGATACGGGTTCCGATTTCGGCGTGTGCTTGCTGCTGTCCATGACATAGTTGGTACCAAAAATGGCTGTGTGGCGCCATCCGACGACTTCTCTCGCGATTTGAGTGAGGCTTTGGATGGCGTTATTTGTGCTACGGACGGCCCCCTGGACTTCGCTCAAAGAATCGTTCGAGGTTGTACGGCTGCTGAACTTGGCGGTTATAAACTTGAACAAGATCAGCTTAAACATGAACGTTTTGGTCTATTTCTATGGTTGCGCCAATTCGCACCCGATGCGGCATCGACGGCTGAATTCAAGGTGTTCATGGCTGGATCGTCTGCATACGCTCATCGCGACGGTGCGAACCTGGGAGGCCGTTTGGGATGGGTCTTGCCTAACTCGGAATTCTCCGCAGCGAAGTCGGTATTTCGGGGACAGACCGTGATCGATTATTTGGATTTTGATAGATATGACGACGCTAAGCGGCCGTGGCGAACTTTTATCGCGGTACCCCTGGGGTGCAGTGAGTCGGATCTCGGAATCGGTGCGCAGTCTGAACATAGTGTTCTAATCGGCAGCGTAGTCCTTCATAGCACGATGCGAATACGTGAAAAAGGCGATCCCGAGAATCCGCGCGATACCTCACAGCTGTCGCTGCTGAGTCATAACCAGAGACTCAAGTTGGCGCAATTGATTGCAGAAGCCGGTGTAAAGGCCATTCAAGTTCTACAAAGGCCCACATCAAACTGACTCGGCGCTCCTATGTAGTCCGTCGCTAGATCGGTAGCGCATTACTTCTTTAGCGGGATTGCGATGCTGGTCTCCGAGTTCTTCGGGTGAAACGAACGCGTTATTGAAAGCGGATACAATCATATTGGCGACGCGATATCGGTGCGCTGTCGCTGCTTCTTCGTTGGTCACTTCGCTACCTTTGGCCCTTTCTATCGGCAACGGTTGTACGGAGGGTTGAGAATTTCGCAGCAAGCTCGAAGTGGTGAGACTTTGCCGGGCGGTTGTCGACGTGCTTTTATAGTTTGGGTCAGCAACAGAAAATGCTTACTGGAGCTATCCATTGCGCATACCCGGGTCTACCTGGCACTTCTCCGGCTGTTTAGCGATGGCTTGCCAATGATGGCACAGTACAAGCCGTTTGACGTGAAGTTGGTGGTTTGATCACATGCATGTTCTGTAAAGCTTGTCGGCATGATCGCGAAGCTGTGATGGGAGACATGGCGAATTACCGACCGGTTGCCGGTGCAGCGACATGTACTCGAACGTAACGTCCAGATGCTGCGGGATTTCCTGCTGGGAGTTTGTGTTGGCTGCGCGTTAAGCAGCGGCCCGGACCTCGTACGATACCTGGAAGTCGGTACCGAACAGCAGATTGTGGAACTTGAACATTCGGAATTCTGCCCGTCAAGGGTCCCCAACTTTTGCGCAGTCAGGCATCGTTTGCTACGGCCGCTGCGGTACCCGAGGAACGGGCTGGCGCGTGGTTGGAGTCCGTTGGCCCACAACTGGGCTGAGCTGCGAATATGCCTTCGATGGCTGATGCGATGCGGCCGTGGTCGGGTTGCGAATGTTCAACGGGCTTACAAGGATCCGGCTGACACGCGTTCGAAACATCGTCGCAACCCTGATGGCGGCTTTAGTCAAGGTGTATGCCGCCGTCGCGCGTCCGTCTCCGCTCTACCGAACGGTGTCTCATAGCACAGGCTTCCGTTGTCGCACATGGTGCTCACGTGAGTGCGTGAAAGCATGCCGCTGCGCCATTGCACAGCTGTGTGAACGGGTTGTCGTTGAGCCTTACGAGTCGTAACCGTGGTCATCGCCCGCCGCCGGTGACGTGGAAGCAGGTAATTCGCTCGTGTGCGGTCCGATGTCGAGGCAATCGGTCGCCATCCGAGTCGTTCGACTCTGGTC from Nocardia goodfellowii carries:
- the sepX gene encoding divisome protein SepX/GlpR, which translates into the protein MPNSILWIGLVVLWVFVLFPILADRHPRIRQTTDAALATRVLHRGGSKRRMKTGPAAGHDSDPDYRPSRAHRKFFPSDDAEHRMTPAEEVTDPEDELAGTTPALEAGPSAAEEPDSAAVELADERTIEAELADEAEFAALDPEFDSTDTVTAGTAADSADSADDDDVAEEHSEPESVAMPAHSAAPARLEDFDPEYDDHETDAADPDFVPSRRGRGGFDPEADAIARAARYTFRQRAVLGLLLGAIACGGLGIVFTAIFWWVSGLCAVVLATYLGYLRRQVRIEEDIRRRRAARLTRAQQRGEDPAEDPRQAEARARRRTIDRETARALRRRSTLLEADDEDPMFVHLETFDPATARALRERHGAGDYRHAVGE
- a CDS encoding SIR2 family protein, producing MTDEEIKSTNNLISFTRQPELKRLVEKLQDPSCRVTIFCGAGLTTDAGLPTWHGLIRRLAELIQIKESEGIRAAILADEASLTRKADLILALLPDYKQNSDAIADALYSVREENGDFGGQLAMAVAKLSALLGERCRIITTNYDDQIEESLRLVGEKRAVAAMGLPTQITGIDAYGNRTADRRGVQRSAAEWLDQKCSDWLDQLFSDSKNTVLHLHGYISSRPDKNLGDRSRIEPIMLRESDYLAYGPQVQVLIEQAIGTKNSITLFVGTGMTDPSVVGPLASLADTAGSNDIFCLLSSDGVVSPEHDMGIPGQTAFSYRLSQKTYLAERLGVSAILLKSYSQVAQVVMELCAAIEDPQAYLESDADKSIRYGFRFRRVLAAVHDIVGTKNGCVAPSDDFSRDLSEALDGVICATDGPLDFAQRIVRGCTAAELGGYKLEQDQLKHERFGLFLWLRQFAPDAASTAEFKVFMAGSSAYAHRDGANLGGRLGWVLPNSEFSAAKSVFRGQTVIDYLDFDRYDDAKRPWRTFIAVPLGCSESDLGIGAQSEHSVLIGSVVLHSTMRIREKGDPENPRDTSQLSLLSHNQRLKLAQLIAEAGVKAIQVLQRPTSN